One genomic window of Salvia miltiorrhiza cultivar Shanhuang (shh) chromosome 4, IMPLAD_Smil_shh, whole genome shotgun sequence includes the following:
- the LOC131023622 gene encoding uncharacterized protein LOC131023622, which produces MARCREGRGREIYVKASGGLREYDDFARVDNVSQEFTTGDIDLYFFSLRNRLRASADLLDDVDMNNTIILDTDWFIYLQGEWDALLEKWARSEFTPDEYHILTHGAVADGWQPRIDCLCQIRGKAVKGHELPPGHIGWMDATQVLMPVIIGHHFVLCRIRLGELVCEVYDPVFHKLSPRQQDARVGELLPLLRLLPIVLQLARWLDDTSIDSTVTKEKYPLMTAVFAPAEVQFHQQDSVSCGPFVCMYAERLISGSPSIEWGNHNVAAYRVKIARSIFSLCETWNARTTRLGFA; this is translated from the exons ATGGCTAGGTGTCGAGAGGGTAGGGGTCGTGAGATTTATGTCAAGGCAAGTGGTGGTTTGCGGGAGTACGACGACTTCGCGCGGGTGGATAATGTCAGCCAGGAATTCACAACTGGG GATATTGACTTGTATTTCTTCAGCTTGAGAAATAGACTTCGAGCTTCAGCAGATTTACTGGATGACGTAGATATGAATAACACAATCATATTAGACACGGATTGGTTT ATATACCTCCAGGGCGAGTGGGACGCTCTATTGGAGAAGTGGGCAAGAAGTGAGTTTACTCCAGATGAGTATCATATATTGACGCATGGAGCAGTAGCTGATGGTTGGCAGCCCCGGATAGACTGTCTCTGCCAAATACGTGGAAAAGCCGTTAAGGGCCATGAACTTCCTCCTGGTCATATAGGATGGATGGATGCCACACAA GTTCTCATGCCAGTCATAATTGGCCACCATTTTGTCCTATGTCGGATCCGGTTAGGAGAATTGGTTTGCGAGGTCTATGACCCAGTATTCCACAAGCTATCACCTCGACAGCAGGATGCTCGAGTTGGTGAACTACTGCCTTTACTGAGATTGTTGCCAATTGTCCTTCAGTTGGCGAGGTGGCTAGACGACACATCCATTGATTCGACAGTGACAAAGGAGAAGTACCCACTTATGACGGCGGTGTTTGCTCCAGCGGAGGTTCAGTTTCACCAGCAGGACTCTGTCAGCTGCGGGCCTTTCGTCTGCATGTATGCAGAACGACTGATATCTGGCTCTCCATCCATTGAGTGGGGTAACCACAACGTGGCGGCATATAGGGTCAAGATTGCTAGATCTATATTTTCGTTGTGTGAAACTTGGAATGCCCGTACCACTAGACTTGGTTTTGCATAG
- the LOC131020638 gene encoding transketolase, chloroplastic-like, producing MASSSSLTVSKALLSRSSFPSHGSIPPSSSVSVPSSGLKSATSITTTSAARRRGPIPIRASAAVETLGKTTDTELVEKSVNTIRFLSIDAVEKANSGHPGLPMGCAPIGHVLYDEVMRYNPKNPYWFNRDRFVLSAGHGCMLQYALLHLAGYDAVKEEDLRNFRQWGSKTPGHPENFETPGVEVTTGPLGQGAANAVGLALAEKHLAARYNKPDSKIIDHYTYVILGDGCQMEGIANEACSLAGHWGLGKLIAFYDDNHISIDGNTEIAFTESVEARFEALGWHVIWVKNGNTGYDEIRAAIEQAKAVKDKPTLIKVTTTIGFGSPNKANSYSVHGSALGAKEVEATRKNLGWPHEPFHVPEDVKKHWSRHVVNGAALEAEWNAKFAEYERKYPEEAAELSSIITGQLPAGWEKALPTYTPESPADATRNLSQQNLNALAKVLPGLLGGSADLASSNMTLLKMFGDFQKNIPEERNVRFGVREHSMGAICNGIALHSPGLIPYCATFFVFTDYMRAAMRISALSEARVLYVMTHDSIGLGEDGPTHQPIEHLASFRAMPNILMLRPADGTETAGAYRVAVLNRKRPSVLALSRQKLPHLPGTSIEGVEKGGYTISDNSTGNKPDVILIGTGSELEIAAKAGDELRKEGKAVRVVSFVSWELFDEQSDEYKESVLPAAVTARVSIEAGSTFGWGKIVGDKGKAIGIDRFGASAPAPKIYKEFGLTVEAVIAAAKQVC from the exons atggcttcttcttcctctctcACTGTATCTAAAGCCCTCCTCTCTCGCTCCTCCTTCCCCAGCCATGGCTCCATCCCGCCATCATCCTCCGTCTCTGTCCCCTCCTCGGGCCTCAAGTCCGCCACCTCCATCACCACCACCTCCGCCGCCCGCCGCCGCGGGCCCATCCCAATCCGCGCCTCGGCAGCTGTGGAAACCCTAGGTAAGACGACCGACACCGAGTTGGTGGAGAAATCCGTCAACACGATCCGCTTCCTGTCGATCGACGCCGTTGAGAAGGCGAATTCCGGCCACCCCGGGCTGCCTATGGGCTGTGCTCCGATAGGTCACGTGCTGTACGATGAGGTGATGAGGTACAACCCTAAGAATCCCTACTGGTTCAATCGCGATCGATTCGTGCTCTCCGCCGGCCACGGGTGCATGCTGCAGTACGCGCTTCTTCACCTCGCTGGATACGACGCCGTCAAG GAAGAGGATTTGAGAAATTTCCGTCAATGGGGAAGCAAGACACCAGGTCATCCCGAGAATTTCGAGACACCTGGTGTTGAAGTCACTACTG GTCCTTTAGGCCAAGGTGCTGCCAATGCCGTTGGCTTGGCGCTTGCAGAGAAGCACTTGGCTGCCCGTTACAACAAGCCAGATAGCAAGATTATTGACCACTACAC GTATGTTATCCTTGGTGATGGGTGCCAAATGGAGGGTATTGCAAACGAAGCCTGTTCTCTTGCTGGACATTGGGGGCTTGGGAAGTTGATCGCTTTCTATGATGATAATCACATCTCTATAGATGGTAATACAGAAATTGCGTTTACTGAGTCTGTTGAAGCCCGTTTCGAGGCTCTTGGTTGGCATGTTATCTGGGTGAAGAATGGTAACACCGGCTATGATGAAATTCGTGCTGCTATCGAGCAAGCAAAGGCTGTAAAAGACAAGCCCACTTTGATCAAG GTTACAACCACCATTGGTTTTGGGTCCCCAAACAAGGCCAACTCATACAGTGTGCATGGAAGTGCACTGGGTGCCAAGGAAGTCGAAGCCACCAGAAAGAACCTCGGATGGCCTCATGAACCTTTCCATGTGCCTGAAGATGTGAAGAA ACACTGGAGCAGACATGTGGTTAACGGTGCTGCTCTTGAAGCGGAATGGAACGCTAAATTTGCTGAATATGAGAGGAAGTATCCGGAGGAAGCGGCTGAACTAAGTTCCATCATCACCGGTCAGCTCCCGGCTGGTTGGGAGAAGGCTCTTCCT ACATACACCCCCGAGAGCCCAGCTGATGCCACGAGAAACCTCTCTCAGCAAAACCTCAACGCTTTAGCAAAAGTGCTCCCAGGTCTGCTTGGAGGCAGCGCTGACCTTGCGTCATCCAATATGACACTTCTCAAAATGTTCGGTGACTTTCAAAAGAATATACCCGAAGAGCGTAATGTAAGATTTGGTGTTCGTGAGCATAGCATGGGGGCGATATGTAACGGAATTGCCCTTCACAGCCCTGGTCTCATTCCTTACTGCGCAACCTTCTTTGTGTTCACCGACTACATGAGAGCAGCCATGAGGATCTCTGCCTTGTCCGAAGCTAGAGTTCTCTACGTGATGACCCACGATTCTATTGGTCTTGGAGAGGATGGGCCAACTCATCAGCCCATCGAGCATTTGGCTAGTTTCCGAGCAATGCCCAACATTTTGATGCTCCGTCCAGCTGATGGCACCGAGACAGCTGGTGCATACAGGGTTGCTGTTCTTAACAGAAAGAGACCGTCTGTCCTTGCCCTTTCTCGACAAAAGTTGCCCCATCTGCCAGGTACCTCCATCGAAGGGGTGGAGAAGGGAGGCTATACCATATCAGACAACTCGACAGGTAACAAGCCTGACGTGATACTGATTGGAACTGGTTCGGAGCTGGAAATCGCAGCAAAGGCAGGGGATGAGCTTAGGAAGGAAGGGAAGGCCGTGAGGGTCGTCTCCTTCGTTTCTTGGGAGCTGTTTGATGAGCAATCTGATGAGTATAAGGAAAGTGTGCTGCCGGCTGCTGTCACGGCCAGGGTTAGCATCGAGGCCGGGTCAACATTCGGGTGGGGCAAGATCGTTGGAGATAAAGGAAAGGCCATTGGAATCGATAGATTTGGGGCTAGTGCACCTGCACCCAAGATATACAAGGAATTTGGCCTCACAGTTGAAGCTGTTATAGCTGCAGCTAAACAAGTCTGTTAA
- the LOC131023623 gene encoding uncharacterized protein LOC131023623, producing MNAISWNCRGLGQPLAVPVLSELVRVHKPQFLFLCETISSRARMEEFRVRLKFEGCFVVDCVGRSGGLCMFWKSSAICKLIGYSNNHIDMHVEDDRGVWRLTGFYGFPERNRRRDSWQLLRRLAGINPHPWIIMGDFNDLLDPGDKQGRVDHPNWLFTGFRSAILDCGLSDIPLRGYQFTWSRGLGTTNFVEERLDRGMASSSWKSLFPDALLIPLTVPMSDHVPLLLKCLNMAPPMAMRSFRFENKWCLEPDFPNVVRDCWTNLHGVNIMERLTAVSNSISSWAYHLRRNKEQDKVKLHAIISTFQGRSDLVSVRKFKAAREELGRMLLSEDAHWKQRPKQYWLKDGDLNTKFFHAMATTRKKKNAISKLQRTDGSWTTDIADIKIMAYDYFVQLFDVPHGANDFHQVLDRLSPCIDGEKNAELTRDFHIDEFRAALFQMHPDKSPGPDGLNPKFFQSSWKVLGEDVFESCSSWLRDGSFPAGLNHTSIALIPKIDTPASMKDLRPIALCNVLYKIISKVLCNRLKGVLPTLIDRAQSVFVEGRLIQDNILIAFEAIHTMKRKTRGKYGSFAFKIDISKAYDRVNWSYLDAVLRRLGFCDKWRDWMRLCVQTVSYDVLVNNCVVGPITPGRGLRQGDPLSPYLFILCAEGLSAMVKHETARGSLHGVQLGRGGPSIEYLMFADDCLFFCRAAANECEILKRVLRDYEEASGQAINLQKSGIFFSSNVSEQVRTEVSAIMGVSLPLNTGRYLGLPSLVGRKKREIFNYLCDHLWNKIQGLTDDLEKMLNSFWWSNKSASVKGINWLKWERLCVDKKLGGLGFRSLQLLNVAMLGKTCWRLIDEPEALVCQVLRAKYFPNGDFLSAKVGHSPSYTWRSIMSAQDLVRRGTRWRIGQGTRIRLFHDPWLRSKVSFRPSMEVCPPEFADIRVNEVLLPGTNQWNVEILQELVNANDFHDIISTPIFPNMGDDKLIWHSTKNGRYSVKSAYQLASSLTLDGMHNVDGQWGNLWKLDVPPKVKHFLWRAVRNNLPSKEKLLSRGVAAGGDCPICASGYENMWHLFLFCQFATNCWQISGLRAIMDPIIEGSESFEEVVFKIVSHSEGEFKVKAVMLMWQIWRDRNGVVWKNDNPIPTRSILGAAQAWSDWKLARAPVISRNSSSVSAAIDRLLGIGIVIRNHLGEFVLGKTIILPGCRSVEEGELVGIKEALSWIKGLGYEKGVIESDCKRACDVINSIERNISEVGVIASLCRSELVLMPGFHVVHVKRDLNAIAHSLAKVSRDFSSHHVWTEPPISVVGHLHLPCSCDQ from the exons ATGAATGCGATAAGTTGGAACTGTCGAGGTTTGGGCCAACCCTTGGCAGTTCCCGTTTTAAGTGAACTAGTGAGAGTTCACAAGCCTCAATTTCTCTTTCTTTGCGAGACCATTTCTTCTAGAGCTCGTATGGAAGAGTTTCGTGTTCGGTTAAAGTTTGAAgggtgttttgttgttgattgtGTTGGTCGTAGTGGTGGTTTGTGCATGTTCTGGAAATCTTCTGCTATTTGTAAACTTATTGGTTATTCTAATAATCACATTGATATGCATGTTGAGGATGATAGAGGTGTCTGGCGTTTAACTGGTTTCTACGGTTTTCCGGAGCGCAACCGCCGGCGGGATTCCTGGCAGTTGCTCCGAAGGCTTGCAGGGATTAACCCTCACCCCTGGATTATTATGGGGGACTTCAATGATCTTCTCGACCCCGGTGATAAGCAGGGTAGAGTCGATCATCCTAATTGGTTATTTACTGGTTTTCGTTCTGCGATCCTTGATTGTGGGTTGTCCGACATTCCTTTGAGAGGATATCAGTTTACTTGGTCTCGTGGCCTGGGTACGACAAATTTTGTTGAAGAAAGACTGGATAGAGGTATGGCTTCTTCTAGCTGGAAGTCTCTTTTCCCTGATGCTCTCCTCATCCCTCTTACGGTCCCTATGTCAGATCATGTCCCGCTTTTGTTGAAATGTTTGAATATGGCGCCTCCTATGGCTATGAGAAGTTTTCGTTTTGAGAATAAATGGTGTTTGGAACCGGATTTCCCAAATGTCGTCCGAGACTGTTGGACAAACTTGCATGGAGTGAATATTATGGAGAGACTTACGGCGGTCTCTAATTCTATCTCGTCATGGGCTTATCATCTTCGAAGGAACAAGGAACAGGATAAAGTGAAACTCCATGCTATTATCTCTACTTTTCAGGGGCGGTCGGATCTGGTTTCTGTTCGTAAATTCAAAGCTGCCAGAGAAGAGTTGGGTCGGATGCTTCTCAGTGAAGATGCGCATTGGAAGCAGAGACCGAAGCAGTATTGGTTGAAAGATGGCGATCTTAATACTAAATTCTTCCATGCTATGGCGACGACGCGGAAAAAGAAGAATGCTATTTCCAAATTGCAGCGAACAGATGGGAGCTGGACAACAGATATTGCTGATATAAAAATCATGGCCTATGATTATTTTGTACAGTTGTTTGATGTGCCTCACGGAGCAAATGATTTCCATCAAGTGTTAGACAGATTGAGTCCGTGTATTGATGGGGAAAAGAATGCCGAGCTTACTAGGGATTTTCATATTGACGAGTTTCGAGCTGCGTTATTTCAGATGCATCCCGATAAATCTCCTGGACCCGATGGTTTGAACCCGAAGTTTTTCCAGTCCTCTTGGAAGGTTTTGGGTGAAGATGTTTTCGAGAGCTGTTCCTCGTGGCTCAGAGATGGTTCTTTCCCCGCTGGACTAAATCATACCTCGATTGCTCTCATTCCTAAGATCGACACTCCGGCTTCAATGAAGGATCTTCGGCCTATTGCTCTGTGCAATGTCCTGTATAAAATCATCTCAAAGGTCTTATGCAATAGACTTAAAGGTGTGCTGCCAACCCTTATTGATCGTGCGCAATCGGTCTTTGTTGAAGGTAGATTGATTCAAGATAATATTTTGATAGCGTTTGAAGCCATTCATACGATGAAAAGGAAAACCCGTGGCAAGTATGGCTCTTTTGCTTTTAAAATTGATATAAGCAAAGCTTATGATAGAGTCAATTGGAGTTATTTAGATGCTGTGTTGAGGAGATTGGGTTTTTGCGATAAGTGGCGCGACTGGATGCGTTTATGTGTTCAAACTGTTTCATATGATGTTCTTGTGAATAATTGTGTGGTTGGGCCTATTACGCCGGGAAGAGGGCTCCGGCAAGGAGATCCGCTATCaccctatttatttattttgtgtgcGGAGGGGCTCTCTGCTATGGTGAAGCATGAAACGGCAAGGGGTTCGCTGCATGGGGTGCAATTGGGGCGGGGTGGCCCGTCTATCGAGTATCTTATGTTCGCTGACGATTGCTTATTTTTTTGCCGTGCGGCTGCAAATGAGTGTGAAATTCTCAAGAGGGTGCTGCGGGACTACGAAGAAGCCTCGGGACAGGCCATCAATCTTCAGAAATCTGGGATTTTCTTTAGTTCGAATGTAAGTGAGCAGGTCAGGACGGAGGTCTCTGCCATTATGGGAGTCTCTCTTCCACTGAATACTGGGCGCTACCTTGGCCTTCCTTCTCTCGTGGGCCGAAAGAAGCGGGAAATTTTTAACTACCTCTGTGATCATCTCTGGAACAAAATTCAAGG TTTAACTGATGATTTGGAGAAGATGCTTAATTCTTTTTGGTGGAGTAACAAGAGTGCTTCTGTAAAAGGAATAAATTGGCTCAAGTGGGAGAGGCTTTGTGTGGATAAGAAGTTGGGGGGTCTTGGATTTCGAAGCCTACAGTTGCTGAACGTGGCTATGCTCGGAAAAACTTGTTGGCGCCTAATCGATGAGCCGGAAGCTCTTGTTTGTCAGGTGTTAAGAGCTAAATATTTTCCCAATGGGGATTTTCTGTCTGCTAAGGTGGGTCATAGTCCAAGCTATACGTGGAGGAGTATCATGTCGGCGCAGGATCTGGTTAGACGAGGGACTCGGTGGCGGATTGGGCAAGGGACTCGGATCCGTCTCTTCCATGATCCATGGCTGCGATCAAAGGTTTCTTTTCGTCCTTCCATGGAGGTGTGTCCCCCGGAGTTTGCTGATATAAGGGTAAATGAGGTCTTGCTTCCTGGTACTAATCAATGGAATGTGGAGATTTTACAGGAGCTGGTAAATGCAAATGACTTCCATGATATCATTAGCACTCCGATCTTTCCAAATATGGGGGATGACAAACTTATCTGGCATTCCACGAAGAACGGTCGTTACTCGGTGAAGTCCGCCTATCAACTAGCGAGCTCTCTTACACTTGATGGTATGCATAATGTTGATGGGCAGTGGGGGAATCTTTGGAAGCTTGATGTCCCTCCAAAAGTAAAGCATTTTCTTTGGCGTGCTGTGCGTAATAATCTTCCTTCCAAAGAAAAACTTCTGTCGCGTGGTGTAGCTGCTGGAGGTGATTGTCCCATCTGTGCTAGTGGTTATGAGAATATGTGGCATTTGTTCTTGTTCTGCCAGTTCGCTACCAACTGTTGGCAGATCAGTGGCTTGAGGGCTATTATGGATCCAATTATTGAGGGGAGCGAGTCATTTGAGGAAGTGGTCTTCAAGATTGTGAGTCATTCGGAGGGTGAGTTTAAAGTTAAAGCTGTCATGTTAATGTGGCAAATTTGGAGGGATAGAAATGGAGTAGTATGGAAGAACGACAATCCTATTCCGACGCGGTCGATCTTGGGGGCTGCTCAGGCTTGGTCAGACTGGAAACTTGCCCGAGCTCCTGTTATCAGTCGTAACTCCTCTTCGGTTTCTGCTGCG ATTGATCGCTTGTTAGGTATCGGTATTGTGATTCGCAATCACTTAGGGGAGTTTGTGCTTGGCAAAACTATAATTCTTCCAGGTTGTAGAAGTGTGGAAGAAGGTGAGCTTGTTGGGATAAAGGAAGCATTATCTTGGATCAAAGGGCTTGGTTACGAAAAAGGTGTGATTGAATCGGATTGCAAACGTGCCTGTGATGTCATCAATTCGATTGAGAGGAATATTTCGGAAGTTGGTGTCATCGCTTCTTTGTGCCGTTCCGAGCTTGTGCTTATGCCGGGTTTTCATGTTGTTCATGTTAAGCGTGATCTAAACGCTATCGCTCATAGTTTAGCGAAAGTTTCGAGAGATTTTTCCTCACATCATGTTTGGACTGAACCCCCGATTTCTGTGGTGGGTCATCTCCATCTCCCATGTTCGTGTGATCAATAA
- the LOC131020639 gene encoding transketolase, chloroplastic-like, whose amino-acid sequence MASSSYLTVSKALLSRSSFPSHGSIPPSSSVSVPSSGLKSATSITTTSAARRHGPIPIPIRASAAVETLGKTTDTELVEKSVNTIRFLSIDAVEKANSGHPGLPMGCAPMGHVLYDEVMRYNPKNPYWFNRDRFVLSAGHGCMLQYALLHLAGYDAVKEEDLRNFRQWGSKTPGHPENFETPGVEVTTGPLGQGAANAVGLALAEKHLAARYNKPDTKIIDHYTYVILGDGCQMEGIANEACSLAGHWGLGKLIAFYDDNHISIDGDTQIAFTESVEARFHALGWHVIWVKNGNTGYDEIRAAIEEAKAVKDKPTLIKVTTTIGFGSPNKANSYSVHGSALGAKEVEATRKNLRWPHEPFHVPEDVKKHWSRHVADGAALEAEWNAKFAEYERKYPEEATELNSIITGQLPAGWEKALPTYTPESPADATRNLSQQNLNALAKALPGLLGGSADLTSPSKTLLKMFGDFQKNIPEERNVRFGVREHSMGAICNGIALHSPGLIPYCATFFVFTDYMRAAMRISALSEARVLFVMTHDSIGIGENGPTHQPIEHLASFRAMPNILMLRPADGNETAGAYRVALLNTKRPSVLALSRQKLPHLRGTSIEGVEKGGYTVSDNSRGNEPDVILIGTGSELEIAAKAGDELRKEGKAVRVVSFVSWELFDEQSDEYKESVLPAAVTARVSIEAGSTFGWGKIVGDKGKAIGIDRFGASAPASRIYKEFGLTVEAVVAAAKQVS is encoded by the exons ATGGCTTCTTCTTCCTATCTCACTGTATCTAAAGCCCTCCTCTCTCGCTCCTCCTTCCCCAGCCATGGCTCCATCCCGCCATCATCCTCCGTCTCTGTCCCCTCCTCGGGCCTCAAGTCCGCCACCTCGATCACCACCACCTCCGCCGCCCGCCGCCACGGCCCAATCCCAATCCCAATCCGCGCCTCGGCAGCTGTGGAAACCCTAGGTAAGACGACCGACACCGAGTTGGTGGAGAAATCCGTCAACACGATCCGCTTCCTGTCGATCGACGCCGTTGAGAAGGCGAATTCCGGCCACCCCGGGCTGCCCATGGGCTGTGCTCCGATGGGTCACGTGCTGTACGATGAGGTGATGAGGTACAACCCTAAGAATCCCTACTGGTTCAATCGCGATCGATTCGTGCTCTCCGCCGGCCACGGCTGCATGCTGCAGTACGCGCTTCTTCATCTCGCTGGATACGACGCCGTCAAG GAAGAGGATTTGAGAAATTTCCGTCAATGGGGAAGCAAGACACCAGGTCATCCCGAGAATTTCGAAACACCTGGTGTTGAAGTCACAACTG GTCCTTTAGGCCAAGGTGCTGCCAACGCCGTTGGCTTGGCACTTGCAGAGAAGCACTTGGCTGCCCGTTACAACAAGCCAGATACCAAGATTATCGACCACTACAC GTATGTTATCCTTGGTGATGGGTGTCAAATGGAGGGTATTGCAAACGAAGCCTGTTCCCTTGCTGGACATTGGGGGCTTGGGAAGTTGATCGCTTTCTACGATGATAATCACATCTCTATAGATGGTGATACACAAATTGCGTTTACTGAGTCTGTTGAAGCCCGTTTCCATGCTCTTGGTTGGCATGTTATCTGGGTGAAGAATGGCAACACCGGCTATGATGAAATTCGTGCTGCTATCGAGGAAGCAAAGGCTGTAAAAGACAAGCCCACTTTGATCAAG GTTACAACCACCATTGGCTTTGGGTCCCCCAACAAGGCCAACTCATACAGTGTGCATGGAAGTGCATTGGGCGCCAAGGAAGTCGAAGCCACCAGAAAGAACCTCAGATGGCCTCATGAGCCTTTCCATGTGCCTGAGGATGTGAAGAA ACACTGGAGCAGACATGTGGCTGACGGCGCTGCTCTTGAAGCGGAATGGAACGCTAAATTTGCTGAATATGAGAGGAAGTATCCAGAGGAAGCGACTGAACTAAATTCCATCATCACCGGTCAGCTCCCGGCTGGTTGGGAGAAGGCTCTTCCT ACATACACCCCCGAAAGCCCAGCTGATGCCACGAGAAACCTCTCTCAGCAAAACCTCAACGCTTTAGCAAAAGCGCTCCCAGGTCTGCTTGGAGGCAGCGCTGACCTCACCTCGCCCAGTAAGACACTTCTCAAGATGTTCGGTGACTTCCAAAAGAATATACCCGAAGAGCGTAATGTAAGATTTGGTGTTCGCGAGCATAGCATGGGGGCGATATGCAACGGAATTGCCCTTCACAGCCCTGGTCTCATTCCTTACTGCGCAACCTTCTTTGTGTTCACCGACTACATGAGAGCAGCCATGAGGATCTCTGCCTTGTCCGAAGCTAGAGTTCTCTTCGTGATGACCCACGATTCTATCGGTATTGGGGAGAACGGGCCAACTCATCAGCCCATCGAGCATCTGGCTAGTTTCCGAGCTATGCCCAACATATTGATGCTCCGTCCAGCTGATGGCAACGAGACAGCTGGTGCATACAGAGTTGCTCTTCTCAACACAAAGAGACCTTCTGTCCTTGCCCTTTCTCGACAGAAGTTGCCCCATCTGCGTGGTACCTCCATTGAAGGGGTGGAGAAGGGAGGCTATACCGTATCAGACAACTCCAGAGGTAACGAGCCCGACGTGATACTGATTGGAACTGGTTCAGAGCTGGAAATAGCAGCAAAGGCAGGGGATGAGCTTAGGAAGGAAGGGAAGGCTGTGAGGGTCGTCTCCTTCGTTTCTTGGGAGTTGTTTGATGAGCAATCTGATGAGTATAAGGAAAGTGTGCTGCCGGCTGCTGTCACGGCCAGGGTTAGCATCGAGGCCGGGTCGACATTCGGGTGGGGCAAGATCGTTGGAGATAAAGGAAAGGCCATTGGAATAGATAGATTTGGGGCTAGTGCACCTGCATCCAGAATATACAAGGAGTTTGGCCTCACCGTTGAAGCTGTTGTAGCTGCAGCTAAACAAGTCTCTTAA
- the LOC131020640 gene encoding protein GRAVITROPIC IN THE LIGHT 1-like, which produces MQHTGAKDTQLRESSNQKVHPQPMEEATNQNPEAMEALVSRIFTNISSLKSAYIQLQAAHTPYDPDKIQAADKLVISELKNLSELKHFYREHNPKPVCVSPQDSRLAAEIQEQQSLLKTYEVMVKKFQSEIQNKDSEIVQLEQQIQESSQKRVKLEKNLKLRGLSTKESEGSGGESGHFSLDLSPDLFRSAVEAASRAIHDFSKPLINMMKAAGWDLDAAANSIEPNIVYAKRAHKKYAFESHICQRMFIGFQDESFGTTPENQAETKESIYQQYLSLREMDPLDAVGQNPDSMFGKFCQRKYLAVVHQKMEASFFGNLDQRNYIMGGGHPRTAFYQAFLKLAKVIWLLHRLVHSFDPPVKIFQVKRDSEFSEVYMESVVKDFVVEDGDEKPKVGLMVMPGFWIGGSIIQSQVYLTGIKLAE; this is translated from the coding sequence ATGCAACACACTGGTGCAAAGGATACCCAACTTCGTGAAAGCAGCAACCAAAAAGTTCACCCCCAACCAATGGAAGAGGCGACAAATCAGAACCCTGAAGCTATGGAAGCATTAGTGTCTAGGATATTTACAAACATCTCCTCGCTGAAGTCGGCTTACATTCAACTACAAGCTGCCCATACTCCTTATGACCCCGATAAAATTCAAGCTGCTGACAAGCTTGTAATATCAGAGCTAAAAAATCTTTCTGAACTCAAGCATTTCTATAGAGAGCACAACCCTAAACCTGTCTGTGTCTCTCCACAAGACTCTCGATTAGCTGCTGAGATTCAAGAACAGCAGAGCCTGTTGAAGACATATGAGGTCATGGTGAAAAAATTTCAGTCTGAAATTCAGAATAAAGATTCTGAGATTGTTCAATTAGAGCAGCAGATCCAGGAATCCAGTCAGAAACGAGTAAAACTTGAGAAGAACCTGAAGCTTAGGGGCTTGTCAACGAAAGAATCAGAAGGGAGTGGTGGTGAATCGGGACACTTTTCACTGGATTTATCCCCTGACCTTTTCAGGTCAGCTGTAGAAGCCGCTTCCAGGGCCATTCATGACTTCTCCAAGCCATTAATCAACATGATGAAAGCAGCTGGGTGGGATCTTGACGCTGCAGCAAACTCCATTGAACCAAACATTGTTTATGCAAAAAGGGCTCACAAGAAATATGCCTTTGAATCTCATATCTGCCAGAGAATGTTTATCGGGTTTCAGGATGAGAGCTTCGGCACGACACCAGAAAATCAGGCTGAGACAAAAGAAAGTATATATCAGCAGTATCTTAGTTTGAGGGAAATGGATCCGCTTGATGCAGTGGGCCAGAATCCAGATTCGATGTTTGGAAAGTTTTGCCAGAGGAAATACCTCGCTGTCGTCCATCAAAAGATGGAAGCATCATTTTTTGGCAACTTAGATCAACGGAATTACATAATGGGTGGAGGTCATCCAAGGACGGCCTTTTACCAGGCTTTTCTGAAATTGGCTAAGGTGATCTGGCTTTTGCACCGGTTGGTGCATTCATTTGATCCTCCAGTTAAGATTTTTCAGGTAAAGCGGGACAGTGAGTTTTCAGAGGTTTATATGGAAAGTGTCGTGAAAGATTTTGTTGTAGAAGATGGCGATGAGAAACCTAAAGTCGGTCTGATGGTAATGCCGGGATTCTGGATAGGTGGTAGCATCATCCAATCTCAAGTCTACCTAACAGGTATCAAGCTCGCCGAATGA